AGCTGGGAGCGAGGCACGTTCCGGTCCACCCGGGCGTGAGATCCCGCAGGTGCTCCCGCAGCCGCAGCCGGCGCGAGGCCTCGTCGGTCACCGCGAGCAGGGCCCCCACCCGGTCCACCACGTACACGTGGTCCGAGGCGCCCAGATGCCCCACGAAGGCAAGCCGGTCCCCGTCCGGAGACCAGGCCGGGTACAGCTCGGAGCCGCCCGCCTCGAACGTCAGGCGCATCAGACCGGCCGGCTCGCCCCGCAACCGGTACACGTACAGGTCCCCCTGGCCGGTCCGGCCCGAGGTGAACGCCACCGCCGTTCCGTCCGGAGCGAACGCGGGCTGGGCGTCGTTCTCCGGGTGCTCGGTCAGGAAGATGCGGCGGCCGGGCTCCCGCAGGAACACGTCCAGGTTCACCACCCCCGCGCCCCGAACCGCGGCCTTCCGGGTGGCGGCCACCACGAGCCGCGGCCGCCCCCGCTTCGGCGGGCCGAAGCTGAGCCCCTCGCTCAGGGGGCGTTCGGGCTTGAGGGCGAACGGGTCGGGGCCGGCCGCGGGCACGGTGGGTTTCGGCGGGGCCGCACCTTCGGGCAGGGCCTCGGCCCCCCGAAGCCGGGTCAGGTACACCTCGAGGGTGTCCCCGTCAGCCGCCAGGAACTCGAACCCCAGGTGGTCCCCCGGGGGGTCCACGGCAAGGGCCGCGGGCTGGCCCCTGCCGTCCAGGCCCGGCAGGGGCAGGGGCGCCACGGCCTCCACCCGGTACCCAGCCCGGGCGCCGGCGGGCAGCAGCACCGCCGCGAGCAGGGCGGCCGCGAGGCGCCGGGTCACGGTCGGGACCCCCGGTTGTCGGGGCGCGGATAGGCCTGGTAGGAGAGGTCCAGGGTCAGCAGGGGTACGCGCTCGCCCCCCGCGCCCACGGCGTACACGCGCACGAGGTGGCGGGTGGCCAGAAGCGGGGTCTGCAGCCCGTCCACCTCCACGTAGGGCCGTTTCACGAGCACCTCCTTCTCCCCCACGACCACGGCGTACAGCCGTGCCCCCCGGTAGGGGTCCCAGGAAAGGGCCAGGTCCGGGAGGGCCTGGCCCATCCGGCGGCGCTTCTCGAACCGTTGGTCGGGTTCCTCGCCGGTGGCCCGGATCCACTCCGGATCCAGGATCCACCGGTCCCCCACGACGGGGATCACAAAGTGGCGCCACTGGGACGCCTCGAGGGGGTCGGCCACCTCGTAGGAGAACTCCCGGGCGAACGCGTCGGTGGTCTCGCCCACGAGCTCCCCCAGGGTTCCCCGGCCCCGCTGGCGGTAGATGCGGTAGCCCTGGGCCGCCGCCTCCCTGGGGAGGGTCTCCCAGTACACCACCACCAGGCCTCGGTCCACCGACTCGGCCACCTGGACGACCCGCTCCACCCGGGCCGGGATCTCCACCTCGGCCCGAACCGCGGCGGACGGGGCCTCGGCCCCGGCCACCCAGGCCTCGATCCGGTAGCTCACCGGACGGGGCCGGGCCTCGGGAAGAAACGGCCCGTCCACGGTCTGGCCCTCCCGCAGGGGCTCCGGGCTGCGGCGCCGCAGGACGACCCGGTCGCCTTCGGCGTCTTCCCGCACCACCCGCACCTCGTCCACGGCTCCGTCGCCCAGCACCCACGCCACCGCCACCCGCAGGTCGTCCTGGACCTGGGCCTCGGCCGCGGCCCGGTCCACCGGGGCCAGGGTGCGGGCCGTCACCCGGCCCACTGCGGCCAGGGCCCCGTCGGCGGCGCGCACCTCGAGCCGGTAGGCGGCGTCCACCCCCACCGCCAGGCCCTGGTCCCGGCACGAGGGCTCGGTCCCTTCGCACACGACCACGGGGCCGTCCGGGGCCTCCCGCACCAGGCGGTAGGTCATGCCCTCCAAAGGGGGCCAGGCCAGGTCCACGGTGCGCGCGCCCGGCGCCACCCGCCAGGAGGCCGGCCGAGGATAGCGGGGCACGAGCCGAAGGTCCACCTCGTCGCCGGCCCACACCTCCAGGTCCACCGCGTCCTTGGGGGCCTCCAGGGGCGTGGCCGGGTCGAAGACGACCCGGAACCGGCCCTCGGGCACCAACAGCACGGTGCCGTCGGGCCCCACCCCCAGGCCCCGGTCGAACAGCTCGGACAACCGCTCCACGGCCCGGCGGCCCGCCGGGTCCAGGGCGGCGGGGTCCAGGGGGGTCATCCGGAGCCGGACCCGCTCCAGGGGCACCGCGCTCAGCATTCGCACCCGGCCGAGGCCGGAGGCCTCGAGCAGGTGCTCGCGCAGGGCCGCCGCCTCGGGCCCCAGGGCTCCCTGCGCCTCCAGGCGCTCCAGGGCCCAGTAGGCCTCGGTGTGGCGGCCGGTCTGGACGTAGGCGCGGGCCGCCGCCTCGAGCCAGCGGGGGTCGGACCAGGCCCGGGTGGGGTCCTCGGCCTCGGCCTTCCGCAGGCTTCGCACCGCGTCCGCACCGTAGGTGCTGCCGCGGCTCAGGTAGAACAGGGCCTGGTCGAGGGCGGCGGTGTAGCCCCCCCAGGCCGGCAGGGCCAGGAGCACCAGGAGTCCCGCCCAGAGGCCGATCCCGGCCGGCCGGGCGAGCGACGATCGCTGGGTCTGTCTCACCGTGGGGTCTCGCTCCCGGAGGTTCTGCGGTGACAAGCCACGCGGTGGGCCGGGCCCACCGCCCGAAGGGCCGGGGTCATTCTAGCACACGGTCCGTCGGGTTCCGCGAGGGCCTCGACGCACCGGCTGGAGAAGGGGCATCCGGACACGGGGGGCTCGGAGAACGGCCGGGACGGGCCTGCGACGGCCTCGGCCACGCCGAAGGCGCTCTCCAGGAGCTCCCGGGAGTACGGGTGCAGGGCGCCGCAGCCGAAGAACACCCGGGCCGGGGCGTCCTCGACCAGCCGGCCCCGGAACAGCACGAGCACCCGGCCGACCAGGGTGCGCACCACCCTGAGGTCGTGGGTCACCAGGAGCACGGTCAGGCCCCTGCGCCGGTGGATCCGGCG
This is a stretch of genomic DNA from Deferrisoma camini S3R1. It encodes these proteins:
- a CDS encoding TolB family protein; its protein translation is MTRRLAAALLAAVLLPAGARAGYRVEAVAPLPLPGLDGRGQPAALAVDPPGDHLGFEFLAADGDTLEVYLTRLRGAEALPEGAAPPKPTVPAAGPDPFALKPERPLSEGLSFGPPKRGRPRLVVAATRKAAVRGAGVVNLDVFLREPGRRIFLTEHPENDAQPAFAPDGTAVAFTSGRTGQGDLYVYRLRGEPAGLMRLTFEAGGSELYPAWSPDGDRLAFVGHLGASDHVYVVDRVGALLAVTDEASRRLRLREHLRDLTPGWTGTCLAPSFSPDGRWVAFLSRPAASRPADLYVVPAGGGPARRVCRRVLSETRGGPRWTPDSRGFVVVLDDADRMNPLAWVPRDGSAPPRVLRTGTELNADPWVTVREGEVIVFFTAQGAAGRVEKRWRRVYAARLREESP